The DNA sequence TTATCGAAGCGATTGTTGGCATTCGCCGTGCTAAAGCCAATATCGACCTTGGAAACAAAAAAATCGAACATGCCTATATCAAAGTTCCAAATGCTGAAAATCTTAAAGATGCTATTAAATACATCTGTTTATTGGCAAAAGTTGAAAATATCGACTTTACAGAGACTAAAATTCCAAACTCAGCCACTGACGTAGGCGATAACATTGAAGTCTTTATTCCACTTGAAGGTGTCGATTTAAGCCCTATTATCGAGCGTTTGAACAATCAAAAAATCAAACTTGACAAAGAGATTATGAAACTCTCAGGCATGCTTTCCAATGAGCGTTTTGTTGCTAATGCCCCAAAAGAGGTTATTGCAGAAAATCAAAAAGGTTTAGATGACGCCAAGTCAAAAATGGCAAAAATCGAAGCAGAACTTAGCTCACTCGGTGTTTAATCTTTACATGTAAATCCCGTTGGAGTTTTAAAACTCCAACGGAACTTCCTCTTTTCTTATGACTTTGGACGAAAAGGTTTAATAACCTCTTCATGACATGTAAGAAAAGGTCCTTCTAAAAGATCGATACAATACGGTACCGCAGGAAAGACTGCGTCCAAACACTCACGAATAGACTTTGGTTTTCCCGGAAGATTGATAATAAGACTCTTCCCTCGAATACCTGCTGTCTGGCGCGATAAAATCGCCGTTGGAACATACTTTAGGCTTACTTGTCGCATAAGCTCTCCAAAACCTGGCATCATCTTCTCGCACACGGCTTCAGTCGCTTCAGGTGTGACATCACGAAGAGCAGGACCTGTGCCTCCTGTGGTAACAATAAGAGAACATCCATCATGATCTGCCATGTGTTCAAGGGCTGCTTCGATCAATGGTTGCTCATCAGGAATGACTTTATATACCTTTTCCCATTCACAGCTTAAATACTCATTTAATGTTTCA is a window from the Sulfurospirillum oryzae genome containing:
- the mog gene encoding molybdopterin adenylyltransferase, which codes for MSQIKIGILTISDRASAGIYEDLSGKAIIETLNEYLSCEWEKVYKVIPDEQPLIEAALEHMADHDGCSLIVTTGGTGPALRDVTPEATEAVCEKMMPGFGELMRQVSLKYVPTAILSRQTAGIRGKSLIINLPGKPKSIRECLDAVFPAVPYCIDLLEGPFLTCHEEVIKPFRPKS